The Sceloporus undulatus isolate JIND9_A2432 ecotype Alabama chromosome 7, SceUnd_v1.1, whole genome shotgun sequence genome segment acagatgcacacatcCATATGTGGCGCatatgcccccccccacacacacacataaggaaATATACACAGTCAACCTCTATAGCAATAACTCTTCTTCTACATAAGAAGGGTGAAAAAACAGCCAGGCTCTGAGAGAGGCCAAGGCCTCGTtgccacttacagataaatcggtgtgcgctCCTTACGCACAAGTTACTCCTTCACTCAGATAGCTGTCTCTCCTGCTCCTTCTGCCAGGGACACGGGAGGCGGCCTTTGTGTACGCCATTTCCTCCGCTGGCGTCGCCTTCGCCGTGACGAGGGCTTGCAGCAGCGGAGAACTCGACAAATGTGGCTGTGACAGGACAGTGCATGGCGTCAGCCCGCAAGGTAAGGAAATACCCCTGGAGCATGTTGCAGTATTGCTATATTGCTGCAAGGCTTGGATGCTAGGATCCTAGAAGCAGACCTGTTAGGGTTAAGGTTAAGGTTAGGGCTATGGTTAGTTAGTCCACAAGGTAAGGAAATATGCCTGGTGTCTGTTCTGGCGGGGAGGCTATATTGCTGCAAGGTTTGGATGCTAGGATCCTAGAAACAGAAGAGTTAGGGtcagggttaaggttagggttaaggttagggttagtcAGGCCGCAAGGTAAGGAAATATCCCTGGAGCATGTTCTGGTGGGGAAGCTACATTGCTGCAAGGCTTGGATGCTACGATCCTAGAAGCAGAaaggttagggttaaggttacaGTTAGTCAGCCCGCAAGGTAAGGAAATATCCCTGGAGCATGCTGTGGTGGGGAAGGCTGTATTGCTGCAAAGATGTTAGGGTCCTAGAAGTAGAAGGGACCTTGAAGACCACCTCATCCCAAGATTGGAAATAGTAATAGGGGTAGTTTAAGtagtgatgatgatcatgatgatgctAAGGTTTCTTTGCTGAGAGATGCTCTTGTGGAAAAAGGCACAAGCTTGTTTACTTCTGCTTTAGAGACTAGGACATGCAGCAATGGATggaaactataggaaaagagattccacctaaacattaggaagaacctcctgatggtaagagttgttcaacagtggaaggcgctgccttggaaagtggtggagtctccttctttggaggtttttaaacagaggctggatggtcatctgtcaataaTGCTTAGATggcgtcttcctgcatggcagaatggggttggatggcccttggggtctcttccaactctatgcttgtTTCATTCTAGCTGTTTATTGTGTGAAGCAGCAAATGGATGCAGGACCTGaacccagcctggaagatggcaaCGCTGTATTGACCATCTCTTTTGTAGTGGGATGGCTTTCATGTATTGTTTATCGCTTCGTCCAAAGACCATGGCAAACAAAGCATCCAAGCTGTTGTATACTTGCGAGACCATACTTAAAATGAACTAAATAAAGTATTTAGTGTTCCTGTGCAGCAGTGTAATGGTAAATGAAGATCGCTTCTGTGCATagtttaaaggtaaaggtttcccattgacatgaatgtctagtcaaaaCCGAATGTAGCTTAGTTAATAGCTACTGCATGTCGATGTAAATGGAGCATGGTTCAATTGTTACTGGATCTTGGCAAGTGATCCTAGCAGGACCTTTAGTGATGCTTACCCTGAGCACTTCTTAGAATGCAAATCCAAACCTAACCCTTATCTTTTttgagaagagtttcttcctgacatttcgccagcatttgtggctggcatcttcagctttAGAAGTTAAGTGATGTCTAGGAGTAAGGTGTGGAGAAAAGATGGCTGGGAGGAtgccctgtttttcttttcccacGGTGTCCTTAACGTCAGCTGAACATCGGAAAGACTATAAAGGAAAAAAGATACGGTAGCCACAGACTTTGGGACTGTCGGCCAAAGAAAGATGTCTACAGGACCTCAAGGAGGAGAAAGTCAAAGTAGCTCCCTACTTTGGGATGCAGTACTTGCATGCATTATCGTTTCCATATCCTTACACATTGTCCTTCTGCTCTAGGCTTCCAATGGTCCGGCTGTTCCGACAACATCGCCTACGGAGTGGCTTTTTCCCAGTCTTTCGTCGACGTCAGAGAAAGGAGCAAAGGAGCTTCCTCCAGCAGGGCACTCATGAACCTTCATAACAATGAAGCTGGAAGGAAGGTAATATTCGCAGCATTTTCATCTTGTCACGGCTCCATGGAATAGAAGTGTTTGCTTCTCATGCATATTCAcagttgtaatatatatatatatatatatatatatatatatatatatatataagcagtgtgttttgagccCTTAAGGCTCAAAGAGAAGAGTATAGACACAGTTGGAGAACTAGACCATCTTATCGCAAAAGCCAGGGGAAAGGAACCTGGAAAACATTCCGCTTTATTCCTAATCCAGCGTCATTTTTCAACCGGAACAAAGAAAGTTGGCTTTATTTTGTCATACAACttcctgaatttatttatttactgtatttctatcccacccttcagccagaaaggctctcaagCTGAATTCCCTGGTTGTTTCTGAAGTCTCCATAAACAGATTTGGTTATTGTACAGTCACATTTTTTGGTTTACTTTATGTATATAACAGATACATGCAAATTGGGGGGCGAGATGGTAGAAATGGGGCTGGGGGGAAAGGAGGCTTTATATAAGGTTGCAAAAGAGTGAAGAGGTTTTTGAATGTGGATATTATGCGTGATTTGTATGCTGTTAAAGGTTAAGTTGACATAGCATCTTAAAAACGGGTTGGTTTTCATGTTTGAATGGGGATAGTCCCACaaggagaaaggatagaaacACAATGCTCTTGTACGtttaataatgtgtatgtgtatactaTAAGGAGGTGCTAAGtgattgtgtatgtatgtatgtgttaaaGTGGAGAGGTTTAAAGTATAACCCTAAACACACTTACTTCTAGGATAAGTTATacaatttaaattgattctgatccgcatctggttcacacttgtgcggaatcgGTTTATCACAAAAGACggggaaaacatcagcatcaaagagacgcgggttaaatgggtctagcgcatggctccCCCTCTCGGATTCGCACCAATGATtcggtttaagtgggaaccagattgtttgaaccagttcaaaggGATTTgggatccggtttaaaaggtagtgggaatcaggcctaggGCAGCTATAGCAACTCTATGGGAAATTCTAGCAGTATGCTGATGGTCAGCTATAGGACAGTTCCACCTCAATACAAGATGTGTCCAATGAATTCTGGAAGGAGTAAAATGGGGATGGAGGGAAGATGTGAGGATAGTAGAATTCAATCCTGAGCTTTAGGAGAACCTCACCAGCTCTGCTTTGCCCTTCTAGGCCATCCTGAACAACATGCGAGTGGAGTGCAAATGCCACGGAGTGTCGGGCTCCTGCGAGGTGAAGACCTGCTGGAAAGCTATGCCTCCCTTCCGGAAAGTAGGCAACGTGTTGAAGGAAAAGTTTGACGGGGCCACGGAGGTGGAGCAGAGGAAGACTGGCTCCACTAAAGTGCTGGTCCCCAAGAATTCCCAGTTCAAGCCGCACACAGACGAGGAtctggtctacctggactccagCCCCGATTTCTGTGACCATGACTTAAAGAACGGCGTCCTGGGCACCAGCGGAAGGCACTGCAACAAGACCTCTAAGGCCATAGACGGCTGCGAGTTGATGTGCTGCGGCCGTGGCTTCCACACGGACGAAGTGGAGGTGGTTGAGCGGTGCAGCTGCAAGTTCCACTGGTGCTGCTTTGTCAAGTGTAAACAGTGCCACCGAGTCGTGGAAATGCACACTTGTCGGTGACATGGGACGCGGAGCCTCTGTCGCGCCTTGGATCCGACAGAGGCGGCCTCAGAGACAATGCGGGAGAGGGCCTTGGGAGAAACTGCAAAAGAGGAatcagatctttttttaaaaaaagaaaaatatttaaagctCCAATAATGaatggtttgtttggtttttgcttGGTTGCTTCCGCGCTTGTTGTTGTCATTCTTGGTCTGCTTTATTTATTGCCATCTCTTCTGGGACAGAGCCCATGCTGCTGCAGGGAAAAGCTGGACCTTGAGGCTATTGTGGCTACTGACCCAAAATGGAGAGAGAGGGTTGTGACGTTTCCAGAGACAAACCTTGGGAAGGAATACGGCGCCTGAAAAGGGGAGATGGCAGTGATAATAGCAAcatagtgggcccttgctatccactgcgGTTTGGGTCCAGGAGCcctcatggatgctcaagtcccattaaacacaatggtgtcccttgcctaaaatggcaaaacccaaagtttgctttttggaattgataggctttaaaaatattttcaagctgtggatgattgaatctgtggatatggaataGTGACTTGTATCATTGCTCTGTTCCGGATGCAGTCAGATTTTACACATCCATCCCACCATAAATGTTGGGTACGAAGTAAAGTAGCCGCTCTTGTGGGAGGGGAGAGCACAATATTGTGCTCCTACTGTGCTTGTTTGTGGTGATCACAAACCTGTGGATTGTTAGAGAATTTTTTCTTCTCCTGGAGAAGCTTGGTGCAGTGGTTCCCCGGGAAACATAGTTTTCAGTGTGGGGGCCCAACATGGAAACAGAAATatggaaggaagggagaacaGAAGGGCACTGAAAATACCTTGTAACAATACTCATCTCCACATGGCTACAGATGATGCTCAAAGTTCTTGGTGTCAGACCGGCAAATATACCAGCATCTCAAAGGGAGGTGTGACACCACCAAGAACCAGCCTTGGAATGTATGGAAGGGTCTCTGACTCTATGCAGAGTGCTATTCCTCAAGAGCCTTGTGtaaaaaaccaaccaacctaTGGCATTCCCAGAGCTGCTTGTTCTTCCAAGCActgtatgcaaaggtatctttgAGACTTTTCTTATTGCATGAGAAACAAAAAGCTGAAATGGAccgggagagtagtggctttcttcatgcctctctgcatgccttgtagcatttccattctgttccagatccagggagacagtcataaaagcttgccttttgtcacactggacaaatctgtttgacaaaaggtaCATTtttatgactctctctctctctctctctctggaacaGAAGTGCTATGGTGCCACGTGGAAACATGGAGAAAGCTACTACTCTTCTGGTCTTTTTGGctttttctcatgcaataagtcCCTAACTGtgtggaagaagttgtagcagaagtttcatagacttggtctacttcttcagatttaaggaaggagaccaagtctatgaaaacttatgatCCAACTCCTTTTGcacaggtagtctcaaaggtgctacaagatccctttgcatactgatattccagactctGAATTCTACCAGCATGGTTGtgtcatagactcatagagttggaagagactgcaagggccatccagtccaaccccattctgccatgcaggaaatctcaatcaaagcatccctgacagatggccatccagcctctgtttaaagaccttcaaggaaggagacgccaatacactccgaggaaggagtgtgtcccactgtcgaacagcccttattgtcaggaagttcctcctaatgtttaggtggaatctcttttcatgcagcttgcatccattattctgggtcctagtctctggagcagcagaaaacaagtcagctccctcctcaatatgacttccctttaagtatttaaacaaggctatcatataacctcttagccttgtcttttccaagctaaacatccccagctccctaaggcgttcctcatagggcatggtttccagacccttcaccattttggtcgtcctactttggacacatggctccagtttctcaatgtccttttgaattgttttgcccagaactggacacagtattccaggtggggcctgaccaaagcagaatatagtggcactattacttcccttgatctagacactatacttctattgatgcagcctaaaatcgcattggccttgatAGCTGTCGATCTAGCAAACAAAGCGGCTGTGTCATCTGTTGTTTTTCACCTGACGGGATGCACTTATAAATTGTGACCATGACTCTTAAAACCCTGCAGGCTGCCTCCTGTGGCGACCAGCGGAGGATGTTAAACTGATGGTTGAGGGGTCTTTGAACCTCCTTGGACCTCTCCGGCTGTCATTCTTCCCTTGGGTTACCTGTCAAGAGTTCAAGCAGCTTGCCAGCACCCTAGCATTGAGAAGCTGCAATTCAAAAGGCCAAAGAGAGAATAGcaacaaggaaagaaaatggggacaatcaaagcttggaaatagACTACAGTCAGTGGTCAGGTTGAGAAGTTGTACCCCAAAACTTTGCCAGGCTCTTATGCTTGGAGGGCTGCTATCCCACGGTCCAAAGCCCCAGTGGCCACCTCTGTAGGACAACATACCAGAGAAGAGAGGTTAAGGCAATTTCTGGCATTacgaaatctgtggatactcaagttccattaaatacaatggccttaTACATGGCaacccttgtataaaatgacaaaatcaaggtttactgtggattaaaaaaaatctgtggatatggagggctgactgttggAGAGGGCAAATTGTGGGGCAACGATTACTTCTTTGCTATTACAATGATAACATCAAACCATTCCAAATGTTCAAATGGTGGGTAACGTGCTTATTATTCCACAAATGTTTgcttcctttttattgttttatgaatgCTTTTAAAGTAACAAGTAATGCAacctggagagccagcatggcatagcgttTGAGCATAGGATTAGGACtttggaggtcagggttcaattccccacttggccatgaaaacccattgggtgaccttaggcaaatcacatactctcaaccccagaaaaaaaaaacccatgctaACTTCAGCTTAGGGttagttggaaattacttgaaggcatgcgacatattttcaagccatggatggttgaatctgtggatatggagggctgattcgTACCGTGTTAAAACAGCAATCCTTTAAACatgttaagtcgaaggctttcatggctggcatccatagtcttttgtgggtttttcgggctatggggccatgtttgagaagagtttcttcctgacatttcgccagcatctgtggctggcatcttcagagagtccAATCCTagcgaaacgttaggaagaaattcttctagaacatggccacttagcccgaaaaacccacaaaaatcctttaaataatttaaaagtatataatgatatagcacATGCATGCATTGAAGACCTTTCCGTATAACCATCTAGTCatcaaataaaaaaaagtctttacttACCAATGGAAGGAGCAGGAACAGCCACCAACAAGTCTTTGTCATGTCCTCAACCAAAcatacctgtgatggtggtgggactgagaatgGATCTTAAAATTCAGATAGGTTCCAATGTTGTGGGAAAGCCTTGCTTGGGACCTTGGAAAACAGAGGTGAACCGGTGCCAGAATTCCTGAGCTAGATGGACCCAGCAGGAGCCAACGTccaatgtttctctttcttcttccgcCATGCCTTTggggatgggggggagggggaagcagaAGCGTGCATTTTGGCACCGAAGGCCtcgtttttttccttcttcccaacAGAGCGAGAGGCGAGAGGTTAAGGAGACTGGAGCAGGATGGGAAGGACAAATGCAGGCATACATTCCTGGCTGTCTCTTCTATGGCAGTGATGGGACGGGGGAGTGTTGTGGCCACTGGAAGATGTTCTCTCTCCCGTCCCATCACTGATAAGGTCTGGCTGGATCTTCTTGGCTGCGGAGCGACACACAGCAGCAAAATCTGTAGTGGGAGTCGAGCGGCATTTGCCCAGAAAGGGCCCCTCTATGCTCTCTGCCAGGAGAAGGAGTTAGAAGCATGCTTAGACCTTGTATCCTACCCCATCGACACTCTTCCTTGTGACAACAGCCAGAACTTATTCTTTCTTTGCAGCATTGACACACTTTTAGCCATAGTGGTATCTTACTCGGAGCTATTTTTAAGGAGCTAAGTCATTTGTGTCAACTGAGCCCACCTGTTTGCAGGGGACGACAAAGTAGGCACAAGTAAACCCAGTTAAGCTTGTGCAATATGCCCCATCTGATTTAGGTTATGGGGGTAGAAGaaggtgggttgttgttttttggaagtGCTACGACAGCATGCGGAGAGGCTCAGAGAAAGCTGGTACTCTTCCGCTCCATTCCAACTTTATTTTCTCATGCGATCAGGTTTATAATTAGGTTAAGTTTagcgagagaacacctctttggCTTGCCAAAGGTCCTGGGTTCAGTGCTTGCCATCTCATCTCCATATAGGCTAGGAAAGATTCCTTCGGAGATCTTGGAGAGACACTACCAGTCAGTGCAAACAACgtttaaaataatgtttggtCATGTTAGCTGTGAAATTCTGGCCATTATTAACAACAACTTTTCCAAACGCTACTAAACTGCACTAGATAGCCAATGGCCTGAGTCAAGATGAATTATGTTCCTATCAGAGTTTTCATCACAGCATCATCCCTTCTTCTGTGTCTCTCCCACTCAGACTTAGGATGACATCTCTTTTGGACCAAGTACAGTTCCGAACTTCAGTTTTCTGGTCAAATCCTCAATACCAAGGCAATGCAAGACGGCAGCTTCTGAATAAGCCTTTTCCAGGCCATTTCAAAAATCAGTCCAAGAGATGATGCCGCCGCCAGCAGGACACTTGTCAGGCCTCTTGCACATGGCCATCTAGGACCAGGGCCAAGGAGGCAACTGAGAACAAACATCATGTTAAGTTTGGAATTCCTGGACGCAGCACTTCAAGGCTGACCCTTGCAAATGTCAGCCTGATCCCgattttttgtgctttttattTATGTTGACAGTTAAAAGAGTTCCAAGCTAAATTAACTTgggccttctttttcttttcttttcttgacatGAAACAGAATAGGCACTCATCGCATTTGAGCAAAATCCTGAGTCAGACCCAATTGCCCAGTTTCAGCATTTCCTGCTCTTCGGAGACTGAATCAGAGACCTACTTGCTCTCTCTTTTTGAAAAAGTCTCCAAACCTTACAGCATTCTTTGACACAGATAGGATAACAGCCTCTTGTATCCATTGCCTTAAAACAGCAACAGGGGAAACCTGTAGCCATCCAGTTCCCACCAGTCTCAACCAACATGGTTAACGGTTAGagaaataacatccaaaatcatctggagcagtggttcccacattttggtcttccaggtgttttggacttcaactcccagctgTCTCACCTAGTTTGGCCAACAAGCAGGAATTTGGGGAGGTGAACTCCAAAACACTTGGGTTACCAAAGTTTGGAAAGCATTGATCTAGAGAGCCATAGGTCTCTCATCCTAGTTTTGCACATATAATGGGTCTACCAGCCGCTAGAAGCATAGCTTCAGAAGCATGCTGAAGACCATGAAGCATAACACTTCAgggccattttaaaaatggtactTGAGTGTGTTTGGCTCACACTGAGAGTTGAGCCTCCTACTTGGATTTTATGTAGCGTCTGTTCCAAGTACCAAAGGCTCTGGATGAGCTGCAGAATATGGCCAACAGATCCCGCTGCCAAACCTCCATGAGACATTCGTCTGTCCATAGAAAAAGGATGACTTAAGACCCTTATAGTCAGTGAGGGGAAAAAGGAATGTTCTGCCATCTACACAAGGGGCAGAAAACATGGAGAGGGCAGTCCACAGTGACGGTTTTGCACCCAGTTCCTTGGCTATAAAAAGGCATTTCCTCCAGGGAATGGAAGTGCTCTTATGTAGCTCCCATTCATTTTGAGGCCTGGAGTAGAAAAATACCTGGAGGATGGTAACTCACTGGATTATCATTGTTCAACACTCTTAGCACTAAACACTGCTAAGTAGTGTAAGGTCTG includes the following:
- the WNT4 gene encoding protein Wnt-4: MSPPGGYLLLRSLLLLVFAAFSANASNWLYLAKLSSVGSISEEETCEKLKGLIQRQVQMCKRNLEVMDSVRRGAQLAIEECQFQFRNRRWNCSTLDSLPVFGKVVTQGTREAAFVYAISSAGVAFAVTRACSSGELDKCGCDRTVHGVSPQGFQWSGCSDNIAYGVAFSQSFVDVRERSKGASSSRALMNLHNNEAGRKAILNNMRVECKCHGVSGSCEVKTCWKAMPPFRKVGNVLKEKFDGATEVEQRKTGSTKVLVPKNSQFKPHTDEDLVYLDSSPDFCDHDLKNGVLGTSGRHCNKTSKAIDGCELMCCGRGFHTDEVEVVERCSCKFHWCCFVKCKQCHRVVEMHTCR